A window from Sebastes fasciatus isolate fSebFas1 chromosome 22, fSebFas1.pri, whole genome shotgun sequence encodes these proteins:
- the LOC141760668 gene encoding uncharacterized protein LOC141760668, whose protein sequence is MSGMTSGVCVESDLSSMLQRSSAPSHHHPNHHGYGGQGQVSSLAPMLDYTTEMDRYRSSIANFYKTNVNMNMNVTNFPQSAKLAARLAAAAPMFPPAAARLGAMATAPWGCHDNMNVNMNHPAAMFWGRPKPAPTHHHHHPHHHPSATPGHMTSSHPHGTSMHQGSGGSGGGGGGGGGSSEGGGAEKHGHTASSLPVTQGAAHHHPMAPSNGNFLPAYGADCGVMNKQGHAHPDMMGLSEGGSCNGGGVMGSSFLGGLGLPPGVIVMAMGSAGGGISDAGSAFQMTGGQRTLTDCQQHANSSPCPSSSSPSSSGVTAGGVALSSSSTTGTSSGAVAKRKRKRCGVCGPCRRLINCGVCSSCRNRKTGHQICKFRKCEELKKKPGGGGGALERPPSVPTGEAFRWFF, encoded by the exons ATGTCAGGCATGACGAGCGGCGTGTGCGTGGAGAGCGACCTCTCCTCGATGCTCCAAAGAAGCTCCGCCCCTTCCCACCATCACCCGAATCACCATGGTTACGGCGGACAGGGACAG GTGTCGAGCCTCGCTCCGATGCTGGACTACACCACGGAGATGGACCGCTACCGCTCGTCCATCGCCAACTTCTATAAGACCAACGTCAACATGAACATGAACGTCACAAACTTCCCTCAGTCCGCCAAACTGGCGGCACGTTTGGCGGCCGCCGCCCCCATGTTTCCCCCCGCCGCCGCCAGGCTGGGTGCCATGGCGACGGCGCCCTGGGGTTGCCACGACAACATGAACGTGAACATGAACCACCCGGCGGCCATGTTCTGGGGGCGGCCCAAACCCGCCCCAAcgcatcaccaccaccacccccaccaTCACCCCTCAGCAACGCCGGGGCACATGACCTCATCACACCCCCACGGGACCAGCATGCACCAGGGCAGCGGCGGGtcgggagggggaggaggagggggtggagggagCAGTGAGGGGGGAGGAGCTGAAAAACACGGACACACTGCCTCCTCACTTCCTGTCACACAAGGAGCAGCACACCATCACCCCATGGCACCGAGCAACGGGAACTTCCTCCCTGCTTACGGTGCGGACTGCGGCGTCATGAACAAACAGGGACACGCCCACCCGGACATGATGGGCCTATCGGAGGGCGGGAGCTGCAATGGGGGAGGGGTGATGGGTAGCAGCTTCCTGGGGGGGCTGGGATTACCCCCCGGGGTCATCGTCATGGCGATGGGGTCGGCAGGGGGCGGGATCTCAGATGCCGGCAGCGCCTTCCAGATGACCGGCGGCCAGCGGACGCTAACGGACTGCCAGCAGCACGCCAACTCCTCCCCCTGCCCCTCATCCTCCTCGCCCTCGTCGTCGGGGGTGACGGCCGGGGGCGTGGCCTTGTCGTCGTCGTCAACGACAGGGACATCCTCGGGCGCGGTGgccaagaggaagaggaagcggTGCGGCGTGTGTGGGCCGTGCAGGCGGCTCATCAACTGCGGCGTCTGCTCGTCCTGCCGCAACAGGAAGACGGGTCACCAGATCTGCAAGTTCAGGAAGTGTGAAGAGCTGAAGAAGAAGccgggtggaggagggggggcgCTGGAG CGGCCGCCCTCCGTCCCGACCGGTGAGGCGTTTCGGTGGTTCTTTTAG
- the LOC141760648 gene encoding uncharacterized protein LOC141760648 isoform X1, translating into MPLTVRNSTRRRKDPQRPGEASSSAPVMAPTRMKLRVRRRDNAAAGAAAGGGQPEEEEERSGESGGRSSRRKNASSTTAAAATSSSSPPPPPPPLPLPPSSSASASARAVMAAEEASPDSKCPICLDRFNNLAYLDRCLHRFCFPCIQEWSHNKAECPLCKQPFASILHSVRAEDDFKEYTLRPPPANSSVAATVAMVAAMASAARSDHQMRLMLRRHRGADGGETMTRRRRRERGGRGGGGRRSGVWEWYLDSPPLAPPLPHDPAVSPVVAEDSEEGEDLEEPRMRGGADLAERGVIFEGLTGLGGAVAPVAPNDRASRRLMTRLVARQRLQREGGTIRRLRERETVAFRRALYRSGIRVRGVAGVNGNQGQGRDITAESFRRNPTHLNRLRPWLRRELTVLYGAHGSLVDIVQRIIMARLARHGLEDTPTIEEELRPFLLARTDHFLHELVSFARSPLSLEHYDMHAVYEPPDAALELDGTSSSTDSSSVIAISEGEEEERRVGGRSEERLPGRVASTLDDVIQAGSCLSLAAWDDETPGPSYSTAEPSCSLASPPFSPAPQEAANEVGGKWEEEECLIVGYKKPIAERTPELVQLSSDTEEDEEKKKKNATEKPPPLPATTPPLSYLPTIPPSTSGANSREKDDGLTEKDGEAGEHRARSWSGSSGRSRNSVCTLSPAAPEESERQKSGSEAAMEKRKKKRRRRGREKSGDRLRKSGTLYNPNRSIYPAMMRHLSHSPSPFHSSVESGSPLPPSPPDSSWEYHCSHISPLTSSVSSPSPSSSSSSPLCSSPQPSSQTAPTPSLSPSNNHHGEKPGGKRKYKSRHLDSDDKDPTWRPSSSSREKRREKDGRKRRRERKRRDGGESRRSRDDRSPSVEIIYEGTITSNATQPPARKRRRKQHRKTQHSSSPVIITLDSDSSRDDDDDANNSGSSSSPISSQQTVDFSDLPPLPLVHSAGVGGALNAEIGELPVDILDRGSDGSEAEPAGPIAVDNSDNSDRDVDVENIEEGGSLLGSDDDNGPMRTADTKLNTNQRDVDDAAATTTNLVRKRDSETSDRRLLATILNDLKGIAAPKCKPSLTFDPNYSPDTRKRRLRDQSEVSQANSNHGWMAEMRHDEGQSNDIVDQNRGSDLLMCRTAIRPPPCRTAIRLPPPPLERLKERRVEGKDVPPLLKQASPVRSHNRNTPPPLKHKDAGSPRRSPVPTVDLHSPHADLSPNPVDSRLGAEPPADNQTIPPISTLKRHFTSALALRGASTSGVSANDMHSSCHLAAIDSRSPSKVGALTVDIHSSSSGSENSPIGADCLSHLNSLHSLNSGRDSGKEIYISSPVDLHPVNSLSPIDFHSGWSKEKPAHHDSTSRGCRNKTLSPDSCRVAPFDLHPSSRVSAEGAPAGGDVFSGVNCNDTSPHSSAIDSHSSSKRENLSGRLPRSRVSSVPTTAPSGRLSPIDVRPRSPKSTVDLHSSSAASEGLTDNKESLVNHVERSPYGRLPPIDLHCPVPPVNLRSSSSVGAEHLNHAALSSATFHKKSSSQLTVESHSKLLHLADSHSKPHNHFDPRFPVDARSKLPVDSQRESEPPVDSHPKNSRRDFQLRADNRITSAENRWNSNSSVDVRSDSQSPVDDRSAGSIWNTGTHSAT; encoded by the exons ATGCCTCTGACGGTCCGGAACTCTACCCGGAGGAGAAAAGACCCGCAGAGACCCGGGGAGgcttcctcttctgctccg GTGATGGCGCCCACGCGGATGAAACTGCGAGTGCGTCGCCGTGACAACGCGGCCGCAGGTGCCGCAGCGGGAGGCGGTCAgccggaggaggaagaggagcggagCGGAGAGAGCGGCGGtcgcagcagcaggaggaagaacGCCAGCTCGACCACAGCTGCTGCCGCCACCTCCTCCtcgtcacctcctcctcctcctcctcctcttcctcttcctccctcctcctcggcCTCGGCCTCGGCGCGGGCGGTGATGGCGGCGGAGGAGGCGTCGCCGGACTCCAAGTGCCCGATCTGCCTGGACCGCTTCAACAACCTGGCGTACCTGGACCGCTGCCTGCACCGCTTCTGCTTCCCGTGCATCCAGGAGTGGTCGCACAACAAGGCGGAGTGCCCGCTCTGCAAGCAGCCCTTCGCCTCCATCCTGCACTCGGTCCGCGCCGAGGACGACTTTAAGGAGTACACGCTGCGGCCGCCGCCCGCCAACAGCAGCGTCGCCGCCACCGTGGCAATGGTGGCGGCGATGGCGTCGGCGGCGAGGAGCGACCACCAGATGAGGCTGATGCTGAGGAGGCACAGAGGGGCGGACGGCGGGGAGACGATGacgaggaggcggaggagggagaggggaggaagaggagggggaggaaggaggTCGGGGGTGTGGGAGTGGTACCTCGACTCGCCTCCTCtcgctcctcctctccctcacgACCCCGCCGTCTCTCCCGTTGTTGCCGAGGACAGCGAGGAGGGAGAAGACCTGGAGGAGCCGAGGATGAGGGGTGGGGCTGATCTGGCGGAGCGTGGGGTCATATTCGAGGGGCTGACGGGACTCGGGGGCGCGGTGGCACCCGTGGCGCCCAACGACCGGGCGTCACGCCGGCTGATGACTCGTCTGGTGGCGAGGCAGCGTTTGCAGCGAGAAGGTGGAACAATACGGCggctgagggagagagagacggtggcCTTCCGCCGCGCTCTCTACCGGAGCGGCATACGGGTCCGCGGCGTTGCCGGGGTCAACGGTAACCAGGGGCAGGGGCGTGACATCACAGCAGAGAGCTTCCGCCGAAACCCCACCCACCTGAACAGACTCCGCCCCTGGTTGCGGCGGGAGCTCACGGTGCTGTACGGCGCGCACGGCTCGCTAGTTGACATCGTCCAGCGCATCATCATGGCACGGCTCGCCCGCCACGGCCTGGAGGACACGCCCACCATAGAAGAAGAGCTGCGACCATTCCTGTTGGCACGCACCGACCACTTCCTGCATGAGCTGGTCAGCTTCGCCCGCTCGCCGCTCAGCCTGGAACACTACGACATGCACGCGGTGTACGAACCGCCGGACGCTGCCCTGGAGCTGGACGGGACGAGCAGCTCCACCGACAGCAGCTCGGTCATCGCCATATCGGAgggcgaggaagaggagaggcgGGTTGGAGGAAGGTCAGAGGAGAGGCTGCCTGGGAGAGTGGCGAGCACTCTCGACGACGTCATCCAAGCAGGAAGCTGCCTCAGCCTGGCGGCCTGGGACGACGAGACTCCAGGCCCCTCCTACTCCACCGCCGAGCCGTCGTGTTCGCTCGCCTCGCCGCCATTCAGCCCCGCCCCGCAGGAGGCCGCCAATGAGGTGGGAGGaaagtgggaggaggaggagtgtctGATCGTCGGATACAAGAAGCCGATCGCGGAGCGGACGCCTGAGCTGGTGCAGCTCTCCTCCGACAccgaggaagacgaggagaagaagaagaagaacgccaCGGAGAAACCTCCCCCGCTCCCCGCCACCACCCCTCCCCTCTCTTACCTACCCACAATCCCTCCCTCCACGTCAGGTGCCAACAGTCGCGAGAAGGACGACGGGCTGACGGAGAAAGACGGCGAGGCGGGTGAGCACCGTGCACGCTCCTGGTCGGGCAGCTCGGGGAGAAGCAGGAACTCGGTGTGCACGCTCAGCCCGGCGGCGCCCGAAGAGAGCGAGCGGCAGAAGTCTGGCAGCGAGGCGGCgatggagaagaggaagaagaagaggaggaggcgagGGCGGGAGAAGAGCGGCGACCGACTGAGGAAGAGCGGCACTCTGTACAACCCGAACCGCTCCATTTACCCCGCCATGATGCGTCACCTCTCGCACTCCCCCTCGCCGTTTCACTCCAGCGTCGAGTCCGGCTCGCCGCTCCCGCCCAGCCCGCCCGATTCCAGCTGGGAGTACCACTGCTCCCACATCTCCCCTCTcacctcctccgtctcctcaccctccccttcctcctcctcctcctcacccctctGCTCCTCGCCACAGCCGTCGTCACAGACGGCGCCGACGCCCTCGCTCTCCCCCAGCAACAATCACCACGGAGAGAAACCCGGGGGGAAGAGGAAGTACAAGAGCCGCCACCTGGACAGCGATGACAAGGACCCCACCTGGAggccgagcagcagcagcagggagaagaggagggagaaggacgggaggaagaggagacgggagaggaagaggagggacgGCGGCGAGAG CAGACGGAGCAGAGACGACCGAAGCCCCAGCGTGGAGATCATCTACGAAGGCACCATCACCTCCAACGCCACGCAACCTCCCGCCCGCAAACGCCGCAGGAAACAACACCGCAAGACGCAACACAGCAG CTCGCCGGTGATCATCACCCTCGACAGCGACAGCAGCcgcgacgacgacgacgacgccaacaacagcggcagcagcagcagtccaaTCAGCAGCCAGCAGACCGTCGACTTCTCCGACCTTCCTCCTCTCCCGTTGGTGCATTCTGCCGGCGTGGGCGGGGCCTTGAACGCAGAAATCGGCGAGCTTCCTGTCGACATCCTGGACCGAGGATCCGACGGGTCGGAGGCGGAGCCGGCGGGTCCTATCGCCGTCGACAACAGCGACAACAGCGATCGTGACGTGGACGTGGAAAACATTGAAGAGGGCGGCTCGCTGCTGGGGTCAGATGACGATAACGGACCAATGAGAACGGCCGATACAAAGTTAAACACTAATCAGAGAGACGTAGACGACGCCGCCGCCACGACGACTAATCTGGTTCGCAAGAGAGACTCTGAGACTTCCGACCGCCGTCTACTAGCGACCATCCTCAATGACCTGAAGGGAATTGCCGCACCTAAATGCAAACcgtctttgacctttgaccccaatTATTCACCCGACACCCGCAAACGGCGTCTTCGGGATCAGAGCGAGGTCAGTCAGGCGAATTCAAACCACGGCTGGATGGCTGAGATGAGGCATGACGAGGGTCAGTCTAACGATATCGTAGACCAAAACCGGGGCTCTGACTTGCTGATGTGTCGTACTGCCATCCGCCCGCCGCCATGTCGTACCGCCATCCGCCTGCCGCCGCCGCCTCTTGAGCGGCTGAAGGAGCGCCGGGTCGAGGGCAAGGACGTCCCTCCGCTCCTCAAACAGGCCAGTCCCGTCAGGTCGCACAACAGAAACACGCCGCCGCCGTTAAAACACAAAGATGCTGGGAGTCCACGGCGGTCGCCCGTACCTACCGTTGACCTGCACTCACCTCACGCCGACCTCAGTCCGAACCCCGTTGACTCCCGTTTGGGCGCTGAGCCGCCTGCAGATAACCAGACCATCCCGCCCATCTCCACGCTGAAGAGACATTTCACGAGCGCCTTGGCACTGAGAGGAGCGTCTACTAGCGGCGTTTCAGCCAATGACATGCATTCTTCCTGTCATTTAGCAGCCATAGACTCCCGTTCTCCTTCTAAAGTCGGAGCGCTGACCGTCGACatccattcttcttcttctgggtcGGAAAACAGCCCCATCGGTGCCGACTGCTTATCGCATCTCAATTCTCTTCACTCTTTGAATTCCGGCCGTGACAGCGGaaaggaaatatatatatcttcaCCCGTTGACTTGCATCCTGTGAATTCTTTATCTCCCATTGATTTCCATTCTGGCTGGTCCAAAGAGAAACCAGCTCACCATGACTCTACCTCCAGAGGTTGCAGGAATAAGACTCTAAGCCCAGATTCCTGTCGGGTAGCACCCTTTGACCTCCATCCTTCCAGCAGGGTTTCTGCTGAAGGCGCACCGGCGGGCGGCGATGTTTTCTCAGGAGTCAACTGTAACGACACATCACCTCACTCCTCAGCCATTGACTCCCACTCCTCCAGTAAGAGAGAGAACTTGTCAGGAAGGCTTCCACGCTCCAGAGTTAGCTCGGTGCCAACAACAGCTCCCAGCGGCAGGTTGTCACCCATTGACGTACGTCCTAGAAGTCCCAAATCTACTGTTGACCTCCACTCTTCCAGTGCAGCTTCGGAAGGACTGACGGACAACAAGGAATCATTAGTCAATCACGTGGAAAGATCGCCTTATGGTCGCCTGCCACCCATTGATTTGCATTGTCCCGTGCCACCTGTTAACTTACGTTCTTCTAGCTCCGTCGGCGCCGAACACTTGAACCACGCAGCCTTATCCTCCGCTACCTTCCATAAAAAGTCCAGTTCTCAACTTACCGTTGAGTCCCACTCAAAGCTTCTCCACCTCGCTGACTCTCACTCAAAACCTCACAACCACTTTGATCCCAGATTCCCCGTTGACGCCCGCTCAAAACTCCCCGTCGACTCTCAGCGGGAATCTGAGCCGCCCGTTGACTCTCATCCAAAAAACTCTCGGAGAGACTTTCAACTCCGAGCAGACAATCGCATCACGTCGGCGGAGAACCGGTGGAACTCAAACTCCTCCGTTGACGTCCGTTCAGACTCTCAGTCGCCCGTTGACGACCGCTCGGCCGGCAGCATCTGGAACACAGGAACGCACTCGGCCACGTAG
- the LOC141760648 gene encoding uncharacterized protein LOC141760648 isoform X2, which produces MPLTVRNSTRRRKDPQRPGEASSSAPVMAPTRMKLRVRRRDNAAAGAAAGGGQPEEEEERSGESGGRSSRRKNASSTTAAAATSSSSPPPPPPPLPLPPSSSASASARAVMAAEEASPDSKCPICLDRFNNLAYLDRCLHRFCFPCIQEWSHNKAECPLCKQPFASILHSVRAEDDFKEYTLRPPPANSSVAATVAMVAAMASAARSDHQMRLMLRRHRGADGGETMTRRRRRERGGRGGGGRRSGVWEWYLDSPPLAPPLPHDPAVSPVVAEDSEEGEDLEEPRMRGGADLAERGVIFEGLTGLGGAVAPVAPNDRASRRLMTRLVARQRLQREGGTIRRLRERETVAFRRALYRSGIRVRGVAGVNGNQGQGRDITAESFRRNPTHLNRLRPWLRRELTVLYGAHGSLVDIVQRIIMARLARHGLEDTPTIEEELRPFLLARTDHFLHELVSFARSPLSLEHYDMHAVYEPPDAALELDGTSSSTDSSSVIAISEGEEEERRVGGRSEERLPGRVASTLDDVIQAGSCLSLAAWDDETPGPSYSTAEPSCSLASPPFSPAPQEAANEVGGKWEEEECLIVGYKKPIAERTPELVQLSSDTEEDEEKKKKNATEKPPPLPATTPPLSYLPTIPPSTSGANSREKDDGLTEKDGEAGEHRARSWSGSSGRSRNSVCTLSPAAPEESERQKSGSEAAMEKRKKKRRRRGREKSGDRLRKSGTLYNPNRSIYPAMMRHLSHSPSPFHSSVESGSPLPPSPPDSSWEYHCSHISPLTSSVSSPSPSSSSSSPLCSSPQPSSQTAPTPSLSPSNNHHGEKPGGKRKYKSRHLDSDDKDPTWRPSSSSREKRREKDGRKRRRERKRRDGGERRSRDDRSPSVEIIYEGTITSNATQPPARKRRRKQHRKTQHSSSPVIITLDSDSSRDDDDDANNSGSSSSPISSQQTVDFSDLPPLPLVHSAGVGGALNAEIGELPVDILDRGSDGSEAEPAGPIAVDNSDNSDRDVDVENIEEGGSLLGSDDDNGPMRTADTKLNTNQRDVDDAAATTTNLVRKRDSETSDRRLLATILNDLKGIAAPKCKPSLTFDPNYSPDTRKRRLRDQSEVSQANSNHGWMAEMRHDEGQSNDIVDQNRGSDLLMCRTAIRPPPCRTAIRLPPPPLERLKERRVEGKDVPPLLKQASPVRSHNRNTPPPLKHKDAGSPRRSPVPTVDLHSPHADLSPNPVDSRLGAEPPADNQTIPPISTLKRHFTSALALRGASTSGVSANDMHSSCHLAAIDSRSPSKVGALTVDIHSSSSGSENSPIGADCLSHLNSLHSLNSGRDSGKEIYISSPVDLHPVNSLSPIDFHSGWSKEKPAHHDSTSRGCRNKTLSPDSCRVAPFDLHPSSRVSAEGAPAGGDVFSGVNCNDTSPHSSAIDSHSSSKRENLSGRLPRSRVSSVPTTAPSGRLSPIDVRPRSPKSTVDLHSSSAASEGLTDNKESLVNHVERSPYGRLPPIDLHCPVPPVNLRSSSSVGAEHLNHAALSSATFHKKSSSQLTVESHSKLLHLADSHSKPHNHFDPRFPVDARSKLPVDSQRESEPPVDSHPKNSRRDFQLRADNRITSAENRWNSNSSVDVRSDSQSPVDDRSAGSIWNTGTHSAT; this is translated from the exons ATGCCTCTGACGGTCCGGAACTCTACCCGGAGGAGAAAAGACCCGCAGAGACCCGGGGAGgcttcctcttctgctccg GTGATGGCGCCCACGCGGATGAAACTGCGAGTGCGTCGCCGTGACAACGCGGCCGCAGGTGCCGCAGCGGGAGGCGGTCAgccggaggaggaagaggagcggagCGGAGAGAGCGGCGGtcgcagcagcaggaggaagaacGCCAGCTCGACCACAGCTGCTGCCGCCACCTCCTCCtcgtcacctcctcctcctcctcctcctcttcctcttcctccctcctcctcggcCTCGGCCTCGGCGCGGGCGGTGATGGCGGCGGAGGAGGCGTCGCCGGACTCCAAGTGCCCGATCTGCCTGGACCGCTTCAACAACCTGGCGTACCTGGACCGCTGCCTGCACCGCTTCTGCTTCCCGTGCATCCAGGAGTGGTCGCACAACAAGGCGGAGTGCCCGCTCTGCAAGCAGCCCTTCGCCTCCATCCTGCACTCGGTCCGCGCCGAGGACGACTTTAAGGAGTACACGCTGCGGCCGCCGCCCGCCAACAGCAGCGTCGCCGCCACCGTGGCAATGGTGGCGGCGATGGCGTCGGCGGCGAGGAGCGACCACCAGATGAGGCTGATGCTGAGGAGGCACAGAGGGGCGGACGGCGGGGAGACGATGacgaggaggcggaggagggagaggggaggaagaggagggggaggaaggaggTCGGGGGTGTGGGAGTGGTACCTCGACTCGCCTCCTCtcgctcctcctctccctcacgACCCCGCCGTCTCTCCCGTTGTTGCCGAGGACAGCGAGGAGGGAGAAGACCTGGAGGAGCCGAGGATGAGGGGTGGGGCTGATCTGGCGGAGCGTGGGGTCATATTCGAGGGGCTGACGGGACTCGGGGGCGCGGTGGCACCCGTGGCGCCCAACGACCGGGCGTCACGCCGGCTGATGACTCGTCTGGTGGCGAGGCAGCGTTTGCAGCGAGAAGGTGGAACAATACGGCggctgagggagagagagacggtggcCTTCCGCCGCGCTCTCTACCGGAGCGGCATACGGGTCCGCGGCGTTGCCGGGGTCAACGGTAACCAGGGGCAGGGGCGTGACATCACAGCAGAGAGCTTCCGCCGAAACCCCACCCACCTGAACAGACTCCGCCCCTGGTTGCGGCGGGAGCTCACGGTGCTGTACGGCGCGCACGGCTCGCTAGTTGACATCGTCCAGCGCATCATCATGGCACGGCTCGCCCGCCACGGCCTGGAGGACACGCCCACCATAGAAGAAGAGCTGCGACCATTCCTGTTGGCACGCACCGACCACTTCCTGCATGAGCTGGTCAGCTTCGCCCGCTCGCCGCTCAGCCTGGAACACTACGACATGCACGCGGTGTACGAACCGCCGGACGCTGCCCTGGAGCTGGACGGGACGAGCAGCTCCACCGACAGCAGCTCGGTCATCGCCATATCGGAgggcgaggaagaggagaggcgGGTTGGAGGAAGGTCAGAGGAGAGGCTGCCTGGGAGAGTGGCGAGCACTCTCGACGACGTCATCCAAGCAGGAAGCTGCCTCAGCCTGGCGGCCTGGGACGACGAGACTCCAGGCCCCTCCTACTCCACCGCCGAGCCGTCGTGTTCGCTCGCCTCGCCGCCATTCAGCCCCGCCCCGCAGGAGGCCGCCAATGAGGTGGGAGGaaagtgggaggaggaggagtgtctGATCGTCGGATACAAGAAGCCGATCGCGGAGCGGACGCCTGAGCTGGTGCAGCTCTCCTCCGACAccgaggaagacgaggagaagaagaagaagaacgccaCGGAGAAACCTCCCCCGCTCCCCGCCACCACCCCTCCCCTCTCTTACCTACCCACAATCCCTCCCTCCACGTCAGGTGCCAACAGTCGCGAGAAGGACGACGGGCTGACGGAGAAAGACGGCGAGGCGGGTGAGCACCGTGCACGCTCCTGGTCGGGCAGCTCGGGGAGAAGCAGGAACTCGGTGTGCACGCTCAGCCCGGCGGCGCCCGAAGAGAGCGAGCGGCAGAAGTCTGGCAGCGAGGCGGCgatggagaagaggaagaagaagaggaggaggcgagGGCGGGAGAAGAGCGGCGACCGACTGAGGAAGAGCGGCACTCTGTACAACCCGAACCGCTCCATTTACCCCGCCATGATGCGTCACCTCTCGCACTCCCCCTCGCCGTTTCACTCCAGCGTCGAGTCCGGCTCGCCGCTCCCGCCCAGCCCGCCCGATTCCAGCTGGGAGTACCACTGCTCCCACATCTCCCCTCTcacctcctccgtctcctcaccctccccttcctcctcctcctcctcacccctctGCTCCTCGCCACAGCCGTCGTCACAGACGGCGCCGACGCCCTCGCTCTCCCCCAGCAACAATCACCACGGAGAGAAACCCGGGGGGAAGAGGAAGTACAAGAGCCGCCACCTGGACAGCGATGACAAGGACCCCACCTGGAggccgagcagcagcagcagggagaagaggagggagaaggacgggaggaagaggagacgggagaggaagaggagggacgGCGGCGAGAG ACGGAGCAGAGACGACCGAAGCCCCAGCGTGGAGATCATCTACGAAGGCACCATCACCTCCAACGCCACGCAACCTCCCGCCCGCAAACGCCGCAGGAAACAACACCGCAAGACGCAACACAGCAG CTCGCCGGTGATCATCACCCTCGACAGCGACAGCAGCcgcgacgacgacgacgacgccaacaacagcggcagcagcagcagtccaaTCAGCAGCCAGCAGACCGTCGACTTCTCCGACCTTCCTCCTCTCCCGTTGGTGCATTCTGCCGGCGTGGGCGGGGCCTTGAACGCAGAAATCGGCGAGCTTCCTGTCGACATCCTGGACCGAGGATCCGACGGGTCGGAGGCGGAGCCGGCGGGTCCTATCGCCGTCGACAACAGCGACAACAGCGATCGTGACGTGGACGTGGAAAACATTGAAGAGGGCGGCTCGCTGCTGGGGTCAGATGACGATAACGGACCAATGAGAACGGCCGATACAAAGTTAAACACTAATCAGAGAGACGTAGACGACGCCGCCGCCACGACGACTAATCTGGTTCGCAAGAGAGACTCTGAGACTTCCGACCGCCGTCTACTAGCGACCATCCTCAATGACCTGAAGGGAATTGCCGCACCTAAATGCAAACcgtctttgacctttgaccccaatTATTCACCCGACACCCGCAAACGGCGTCTTCGGGATCAGAGCGAGGTCAGTCAGGCGAATTCAAACCACGGCTGGATGGCTGAGATGAGGCATGACGAGGGTCAGTCTAACGATATCGTAGACCAAAACCGGGGCTCTGACTTGCTGATGTGTCGTACTGCCATCCGCCCGCCGCCATGTCGTACCGCCATCCGCCTGCCGCCGCCGCCTCTTGAGCGGCTGAAGGAGCGCCGGGTCGAGGGCAAGGACGTCCCTCCGCTCCTCAAACAGGCCAGTCCCGTCAGGTCGCACAACAGAAACACGCCGCCGCCGTTAAAACACAAAGATGCTGGGAGTCCACGGCGGTCGCCCGTACCTACCGTTGACCTGCACTCACCTCACGCCGACCTCAGTCCGAACCCCGTTGACTCCCGTTTGGGCGCTGAGCCGCCTGCAGATAACCAGACCATCCCGCCCATCTCCACGCTGAAGAGACATTTCACGAGCGCCTTGGCACTGAGAGGAGCGTCTACTAGCGGCGTTTCAGCCAATGACATGCATTCTTCCTGTCATTTAGCAGCCATAGACTCCCGTTCTCCTTCTAAAGTCGGAGCGCTGACCGTCGACatccattcttcttcttctgggtcGGAAAACAGCCCCATCGGTGCCGACTGCTTATCGCATCTCAATTCTCTTCACTCTTTGAATTCCGGCCGTGACAGCGGaaaggaaatatatatatcttcaCCCGTTGACTTGCATCCTGTGAATTCTTTATCTCCCATTGATTTCCATTCTGGCTGGTCCAAAGAGAAACCAGCTCACCATGACTCTACCTCCAGAGGTTGCAGGAATAAGACTCTAAGCCCAGATTCCTGTCGGGTAGCACCCTTTGACCTCCATCCTTCCAGCAGGGTTTCTGCTGAAGGCGCACCGGCGGGCGGCGATGTTTTCTCAGGAGTCAACTGTAACGACACATCACCTCACTCCTCAGCCATTGACTCCCACTCCTCCAGTAAGAGAGAGAACTTGTCAGGAAGGCTTCCACGCTCCAGAGTTAGCTCGGTGCCAACAACAGCTCCCAGCGGCAGGTTGTCACCCATTGACGTACGTCCTAGAAGTCCCAAATCTACTGTTGACCTCCACTCTTCCAGTGCAGCTTCGGAAGGACTGACGGACAACAAGGAATCATTAGTCAATCACGTGGAAAGATCGCCTTATGGTCGCCTGCCACCCATTGATTTGCATTGTCCCGTGCCACCTGTTAACTTACGTTCTTCTAGCTCCGTCGGCGCCGAACACTTGAACCACGCAGCCTTATCCTCCGCTACCTTCCATAAAAAGTCCAGTTCTCAACTTACCGTTGAGTCCCACTCAAAGCTTCTCCACCTCGCTGACTCTCACTCAAAACCTCACAACCACTTTGATCCCAGATTCCCCGTTGACGCCCGCTCAAAACTCCCCGTCGACTCTCAGCGGGAATCTGAGCCGCCCGTTGACTCTCATCCAAAAAACTCTCGGAGAGACTTTCAACTCCGAGCAGACAATCGCATCACGTCGGCGGAGAACCGGTGGAACTCAAACTCCTCCGTTGACGTCCGTTCAGACTCTCAGTCGCCCGTTGACGACCGCTCGGCCGGCAGCATCTGGAACACAGGAACGCACTCGGCCACGTAG